From Aspergillus chevalieri M1 DNA, chromosome 4, nearly complete sequence, a single genomic window includes:
- a CDS encoding putative intracellular protein transport protein (Sat1) (COG:U;~EggNog:ENOG410PGWE;~InterPro:IPR014848,IPR014752;~PFAM:PF08737), producing MPSPDIQVFVKWKDQTIFAGEDVECTITFRNVADSNNSESSNHHNGGQLTPHQPQRKQPRAGSTDSSFFSLKSPQNLFFGSNRRSHSLSPQKKPSHRTSSSLSAPLGGAHSFPPPSTPRNGPPPSHKHKRSVSILSIDSEGGNGGNGGDKTPSSSSPFSRMPPRGHGRSASLQVLPKRNDSYDEAFMKAGRPTRGYPPLDSPANPSPSNLRLDVSHRGGSGTPSPIRPLESSRAPSRRPQLPPLDFKFPAAPPSINERSAISPSVASTEESLAPTATGKPINKDGPPLSAQGHLPQMTRIMSTSSQSGRSSGEFYSVSDHSSETLQSEYTNYSIPVPRPIPNRHMRHHSSVDPSPVLANGQTLLMGYAQISASFTVDGSLINQSAFEEVKRKGVVGGQGSGTGAPGPGTGRGDKSRKGGGFWGALRWNNIEESLSGLLSNNDLDGLREMRGVSSSKSIPLLSTSQSLLFVDLRLAPGQEQSYSFSFTLPSGLPASHKGKAIKISYNLVIGTQRPSGSKSNEPQRVNRINVPFRVFSGVNGQGQIIGHNLMSPYVLLRDEARVQKIGSSPYLAWKQQKSISGPTWTSAPEFLSYVDEILEQRSRQNSLQPPDTPAERREMHNISTTTLSCKDAIDLAILRSNQASQSSRSPNRFEIARNGRRIAVVILNRPAHRLGEAIIATVDFSDAALPCYALRVSLETSEKVSEELAVRSNASIHRTTRRIHASFFENTLYATRVVFTPAVPIAATPTILTSGVNHVWELRFEFVTPNMHGDPNTEQPSGAGLLEAISQDDRGQVVSALENLGCESFEIAIPLTVYGETVRERLPEENEGYSI from the exons ATGCCATCGCCGGATATTCAAGTCTTTGTGAAATGGAAAGACCAAACTATCTTCGCTGGGGAAGACGTTGAATGTACAATTACTTTCCGCAACGTCGCGGACAGCAACAATTCCGAGTCCAGCAATCACCATAATGGCGGACAGCTTACTCCTCACCAGCCGCAAAGGAAACAACCCAGAGCCGGCAGCACCgattcctcttttttctctctgaAATCTCCGCAGAACCTTTTCTTTGGCTCGAATCGTCGTTCGCATTCTCTCAGCCCGCAGAAGAAACCGTCTCATCGTACGTCGTCGTCATTGAGCGCTCCGTTGGGTGGTGCCCATAGCTTCCCCCCGCCGTCAACACCCCGGAATGGGCCTCCCCCGAGTCACAAACACAAGCGGTCCGTGTCGATTCTGTCCATTGATAGTGAGGGAGGGAATGGAGGGAATGGAGGAGATAAGACgccctcgtcttcctcgccgtTCAGTCGCATGCCCCCAAGAGGCCATGGTCGTTCGGCAAGTCTACAGGTTCTGCCTAAACGAAATGATAGCTACGATGAGGCTTTCATGAAAG CTGGGCGACCTACCCGTGGTTACCCGCCTCTCGACTCCCCGGCCAACCCATCTCCCAGCAATCTGAGACTCGATGTGAGCCATCGCGGAGGCTCCGGCACGCCGAGTCCTATAAGACCGCTTGAATCGTCGCGTGCGCCTAGCAGAAGACCGCAATTGCCTCCTTTAGACTTCAAGTTCCCTGCAGCACCACCTTCAATCAACGAGCGCTCCGCTATTTCACCTTCAGTGGCGTCGACAGAAGAATCTCTTGCGCCAACAGCAACAGGAAAACCAATCAATAAAGATGGTCCGCCCTTATCGGCACAGGGTCATCTGCCGCAGATGACCAGGATCATGTCGACTTCAAGCCAAAGCGGAAGGAGCAGCGGGGAGTTCTACTCTGTGAGCGACCATTCATCGGAGACACTCCAATCAGAATACACAAACTATTCGATACCGGTACCGCGTCCGATTCCCAACCGTCATATGCGACACCATTCCAGCGTGGACCCCAGTCCCGTGCTCGCCAATGGCCAGACACTCCTCATGGGATATGCGCAGATCAGCGCATCGTTTACTGTGGACGGCTCCTTGATCAACCAATCTGCCTTCGAAGAGGTAAAACGGAAAGGTGTCGTTGGTGGTCAGGGAAGTGGCACGGGGGCTCCGGGTCCTGGGACTGGCCGCGGTGACAAAAGCCGTAAGGGCGGGGGTTTCTGGGGTGCCTTGCGGTGGAATAATATCGAGGAGTCTCTAAGTGGACTCCTTTCCAACAATGACCTCGATGGTCTGCGAGAAATGCGGGGTGTATCGTCGTCGAAGTCGATCCCATTGTTGTCGACCTCCCAATCGCTTTTGTTCGTGGACCTCCGTCTTGCGCCTGGCCAGGAGCAATCCTATTCTTTCTCCTTTACTTTGCCCAGTGGCCTCCCTGCGAGTCATAAGGGAAAGGCCATTAAAATTTCTTACAATCTAGTTATCGGTACTCAGCGGCCCAGTGGTTCGAAGTCGAACGAACCTCAGCGCGTTAATCGAATCAACGTACCTTTCCGGGTATTTAGTGGTGTCAATG GTCAAGGACAAATCATTGGTCACAATCTGATGTCGCCATACGTGCTCCTCCGTGATGAAGCCCGAGTGCAGAAGATTGGTTCCAGTCCATATCTAGCATGGAAACAGCAGAAGAGCATTAGCGGCCCGACGTGGACATCAGCCCCAGAGTTCCTATCCTACGTCGACGAGATCTTAGAACAACGGTCACGACAAAACTCATTACAGCCTCCCGACACACCAGCTGAAAGGCGGGAAATGCATAATATATCGACCACGACGCTGTCTTGCAAAGATGCAATTGACCTAGCGATTTTACGGAGCAACCAAGCATCTCAATCATCACGCAGTCCCAATCGTTTTGAAATTGCTCGCAATGGTCGGCGGATTGCGGTGGTCATCTTGAATCGCCCAGCGCATCGATTGGGAGAAGCTATCATCGCCACTGTCGACTTTTCAGATGCGGCACTTCCATGCTACGCTCTCCGTGTATCACTGGAGACGTCGGAGAAGGTATCCGAGGAATTGGCCGTGCGGTCGAATGCAAGTATCCATCGCACCACACGACGTATTCATGCGTCTTTCTTCGAGAACACCCTGTACGCTACACGGGTTGTCTTTACTCCAGCCGTTCCTATCGCAGCTACTCCAACTATTCTAACGAGCGGAGTGAACCATGTCTGGGAATTACGGTTCGAGTTTGTGACGCCCAACATGCACGGTGATCCTAACACCGAACAACCATCCGGTGCCGGTCTGCTCGAGGCCATATCCCAGGATGACCGGGGCCAGGTGGTATCAGCTCTGGAGAATCTTGGATGCGAGTCTTTTGAAATTGCCATTCCTCTCACTGTGTATGGCGAGACAGTCAGAGAAAGATTGCCCGAGGAAAATGAGGGATATTCTATATAA
- the rrg9 gene encoding mitochondrial ribosome assembly protein RRG9 (COG:O;~EggNog:ENOG410PR35;~InterPro:IPR010487), which translates to MASPCVTCSKLALPSVLQSIFRAEFASELRPQDSFYNQARLLSLRRAHLPYRSFQIKRTFATSLPRSQEVQSEQPPSPSIEPSTVTDNSSPSQFDHIVEGTPGDKIKHTGKSQTRTDPSRNPPGAKSKNQKSPRMLQQLQQSQQKKKKREGWQIQKDALKSKFKEGWNPTKKLSPDALDGMRHLHAMAPDRFTTPVLAEQFKVSPEAVRRILKSKWKASESEMEDRRKRWEKRHDRIWSQMAELGLRPKRKRTQEIDDSRVLYEDSGS; encoded by the coding sequence ATGGCTTCCCCTTGTGTCACTTGTTCGAAGCTGGCTCTTCCCTCTGTCCTCCAAAGCATTTTTCGCGCCGAGTTTGCCTCCGAACTTCGCCCTCAAGACTCTTTCTACAACCAAGCGAGACTTCTATCGTTACGTCGAGCACATCTTCCGTACCGTAGCTTTCAAATCAAGCGAACGTTTGCCACTTCCCTTCCCCGATCCCAAGAAGTGCAGTCCGAACAGCCACCATCGCCCTCCATCGAACCCTCAACCGTGACCGATAACTCCAGTCCATCGCAGTTCGACCATATAGTGGAAGGCACACCAGGAGATAAGATTAAGCACACTGGAAAGTCTCAAACTCGAACGGATCCCTCGCGGAATCCTCCAGGTGCTAAATCCAAGAATCAAAAATCCCCACGCATGCTGCAACAATTGCAACAGTCTcagcagaaaaagaagaagcgcgAGGGATGGCAAATTCAAAAAGACGCATTGAAAAGCAAGTTCAAAGAGGGATGGAACCCAACCAAGAAGCTCTCACCCGATGCACTTGACGGAATGCGACATCTGCACGCCATGGCTCCAGACCGCTTCACCACGCCGGTTCTCGCAGAGCAGTTCAAGGTGTCCCCCGAGGCGGTCAGACGTATCTTGAAGAGCAAATGGAAGGCTTCAGAATCCGAAATGGAAGATCGGCGCAAGCGTTGGGAGAAGCGACATGACCGAATTTGGAGCCAGATGGCCGAGCTGGGTCTCAGACCGAAGAGGAAGCGCACTCAGGAAATTGATGATTCCAGGGTATTGTATGAGGACAGCGGATCGTGA
- a CDS encoding WD40 repeat domain-containing protein (COG:S;~EggNog:ENOG410PKGW;~InterPro:IPR015943,IPR001680,IPR036322,IPR017986;~PFAM:PF00400;~go_function: GO:0005515 - protein binding [Evidence IEA]) — protein sequence MSSNTPFNGKCKTPAGPGHSLRITPSNSPLPRPAARSPNKPSAHQTNLALQTVIGTTTTSPNGFSSHDESRSFAFCAGSAAVLAELDDGNNVQQRFFRARPSATSVNPVSSFYNQSTPPSTPDSRARSTPIKSNAHASGLHNGSPSNDWAESGSSRGWSSRERIKAVTSVSLSPNGRFLAMGETGYNPRVLIYSTAKDSSPDVPLSILTEHTFGVRNLAFSSNSQYLSSLGNVNDGFLFIWAVSLKNGSARLHSTNKCTALVKDMCWMGQTLVTVGVRHVKVWRLPDQRPGSPGKSRHNLESAAHSSNPTPKALSGRNCLLGALGDSTFTCAASISENEAVVGTDTGALCLLDDSAGCQKLSVARHVGFSITSLAIDSDGSCVWIGGRGRKMEKFSVDSLRSAASPVPLGSPGARPKPKGPAITCMGSLSSHLVTLDSSRVVNIYPFDSLDSEDDESSTDTTMPAHRDSVLGIRSLKRPNELNADFFTWSSKGTVHFWNTDGKCRASRAIPVDKLPSDDDDVSNELKTVAAGEDLDFYVSGDRLGVLRVMSAQPWMCVNEVRAHGGEITDIAICSDPDSDAFLIASSGRDRMLQLFQKRDESIELIQTMDDHVGAVSQLLFSQDGEKLLSCSSDRTILIRNRVTREDDGATAVAYLISKTITLKSSPVSMTFSPDDSNILVVSTMDRCIHIVDLSSGRAVHAFRAADSESPDAVVMSALTVATEIPGQSPRVLVGVSSTDKSIRVYDMDRDLLLTGEFGHAEGVSDVLLLDNPQDTPDDPVKRTLISVGIDGIVMIWSLTVQPHQSSDPVQNSSRDEDDTPAKTASKPPIRRILSKSELAGFQKQDPSATTPAPVRESSPPLVRRMSKLSLKSSSLRNGHAISSTPSPPHSSRRSPTYAPPHERQRRSPSTSPKSTPTPTPSSTSTSTPTKKASKTSSTRRASLEFRSRTKHSHTHQNDSGSLNMSTEQVCRTLRAYRKKLHGSSEHLRSQIELERELSLTLRSLGSHNKDFGDAQLETETDSSGRENERMPLSSMSSGRTLRIPHLPSTPELGQKSLREVCVCRSRSIDDGEG from the exons ATGTCCAGTAACACTCCGTTCAACGGGAAATGCAAAACGCCTGCTGGCCCCGGCCATTCGCTCAGGATCACTCCCTCCAACTCCCCCCTTCCCCGGCCAGCTGCCCGGTCCCCAAACAAACCCTCCGCACACCAGACGAACCTAGCTCTTCAGACAGTCATTGGAACTACGACCACCTCTCCCAATGGCTTTTCGAGTCACGATGAAAGCAGGTCGTTTGCTTTTTGCGCCGGCTCCGCGGCCGTCCTGGCGGAGCTCGATGACGGCAATAACGTTCAACAGCGATTCTTTAGAGCTCGCCCGTCTGCGACCAGCGTCAACCCAGTGAGCTCTTTCTACAATCAATCTACCCCGCCTAGTACACCCGATTCCAGAGCTCGATCAACTCCAATAAAGTCAAATGCGCATGCCAGCGGTCTACACAATGGTTCGCCCTCCAACGACTGGGCGGAAAGCGGTAGTTCTCGCGGGTGGTCCTCACGAGAGCGCATCAAAGCCGTTACAAGTGTCTCGCTTAGTCCAAACGGAAGATTTCTTGCCATGGGAGAG ACAGGATATAACCCAAGAGTTTTGATTTACTCGACGGCCAAAGACTCCTCTCCTGACGTGCCCCTCTCAATCCTGACGGAACACACATTTGGCGTCCGTAACCTggctttcagctcaaattcgcAGTACCTATCATCACTGGGCAATGTCAATGATGGATTTCTTTTCATCTGGGCCGTCAGTTTGAAGAATGGGTCAGCTAGACTGCACTCGACAAATAAATGTACTGCGTTGGTTAAGGACATGTGTTGGATGGGGCAAACTTTGGTCACGGTTGGCGTTCGACATGTTAAAGTATGGAGACTTCCTGATCAAAGGCCGGGGTCGCCCGGCAAATCTCGCCACAATCTGGAATCTGCAGCACATTCTTCCAATCCGACACCAAAGGCGCTTTCAGGGAGAAACTGCTTGCTCGGTGCTTTGGGGGATAGCACCTTCACTTGCGCGGCAAGCATCTCAGAGAACGAAGCGGTTGTTGGTACAGACACGGGCGCATTGTGTCTCCTAGATGATAGTGCGGGATGCCAAAAACTGTCTGTCGCCCGTCATGTGGGATTCAGCATCACCTCTCTGGCGATCGACTCAGACGGGTCATGTGTTTGGATAGGTGGTCGCGGCCGGAAAATGGAGAAATTCTCCGTCGATTCATTGCGATCAGCAGCATCTCCAGTACCACTCGGCAGCCCGGGAGCCCGACCAAAGCCCAAAGGACCCGCGATAACCTGCATGGGATCGCTTTCATCGCATCTGGTTACTTTGGACTCCAGTAGAGTGGTCAACATTTATCCTTTCGACAGCCTGGACAGTGAAGATGATGAGAGCTCGACGGACACAACAATGCCGGCACATCGAGACTCGGTCCTTGGAATTCGCTCCTTGAAAAGGCCCAACGAGCTCAACGCGGACTTTTTCACTTGGTCCTCCAAAGGCACTGTGCACTTCTGGAATACGGACGGGAAATGTCGAGCTTCTCGGGCGATTCCTGTGGACAAGCTCCCCAGCGATGACGACGATGTGTCTAACGAGCTGAAGACAGTAGCGGCCGGAGAAGATTTGGACTTCTATGTCTCGGGTGATAGACTGGGTGTCTTGAG AGTGATGTCAGCGCAACCATGGATGTGCGTTAACGAAGTCCGCGCCCATGGCGGAGAGATTACAGACATTGCGATATGTTCTGATCCGGACTCTGACGCCTTTCTGATAGCCAGCTCTGGTCGGGATCGCATGCTTCAACTTTTCCAAAAGCGCGACGAAAGCATTGAGTTGATCCAGACCATGGATGATCATGTCGGAGCAGTCAGTCAACTGTTGTTCTCGCAGGACGGGGAGAAGTTGCTTTCATGCTCGTCGGATCGTACCATCCTCATCAGGAACCGGGTGACCCGAGAGGACGATGGAGCCACTGCCGTTGCTTATCTGATATCGAAAACGATAACCTTGAAGTCATCTCCTGTCTCCATGACATTCTCACCGGATGACTCGAATATCCTTGTTGTCTCCACTATGGATCGTTGTATCCACATTGTCGACTTATCTTCTGGTCGAGCAGTTCACGCTTTTCGCGCCGCAGATTCGGAATCACCCGACGCTGTTGTCATGAGTGCTCTCACTGTGGCTACTGAGATTCCCGGACAGAGTCCCAGGGTGCTTGTCGGAGTTTCGAGCACAGACAAGTCCATTCGCGTCTATGACATGGATAGAGACTTGCTTCTTACCGGTGAATTTGGGCATGCAGAGGGCGTTAGCGACGTTCTTCTACTAGACAACCCGCAAGATACCCCAGACGATCCGGTTAAACGAACCCTCATCAGCGTTGGCATCGATGGCATCGTCATGATATGGAGTTTGACTGTACAGCCTCATCAGTCTTCAGATCCAGTTCAGAACAGCAGCCGCGATGAGGACGACACACCAGCGAAGACTGCGTCTAAGCCCCCTATCCGTCGAATTCTTTCGAAATCCGAGCTTGCCGGTTTCCAAAAGCAAGACCCCTCAGCTACCACTCCCGCACCAGTACGCGAAAGCTCACCGCCCCTGGTACGCAGGATGTCGAAGCTCTCCCTAAAATCATCCTCTTTGAGGAACGGGCATGCGATTTCTTCTACACCCTCTCCACCACACTCATCCCGCCGTTCTCCTACATATGCTCCCCCCCACGAAAGACAGCGCAGGTCGCCGTCTACCAGCCCCAAGTCAACACCAACCCCAACACCCTCGTCCACATCGACATCCACACCAACCAAGAAAGCCAGCAAAACTAGCAGCACCCGCCGCGCCTCTCTAGAATTCCGCTCCCGCACCAAACACTCCCACACCCATCAAAACGACTCCGGAAGCCTCAACATGTCCACAGAACAAGTCTGCCGCACCCTCAGAGCTTACAGGAAAAAGCTTCACGGATCCTCTGAACACCTCCGTTCCCAAATCGAACTCGAACGCGAACTCAGTCTCACACTTCGGAGCCTGGGCTCTCATAACAAGGACTTCGGGGACGCACAGTTGGAGACGGAGACTGATAGTAGCGGCAGGGAGAATGAGCGGATGCCTCTGTCATCTATGTCGTCGGGGAGGACTTTGCGGATTCCGCATCTGCCTTCAACTCCTGAACTTGGGCAGAAGAGTTTGAGGGAGGTATGTGTTTGTAGGAGTCGGTctattgatgatggtgaggGTTAG